The segment CGATTGTCAAAGGCGACGTCGCGCTCGTCGGTCAAATCACGGATGAACTTAGCCGGCGATTCACTCTGGACGCGGTACCATTGCGGGCGAAGGCGCTTGTCGAACTGCGGCCCCATATTGCCACGACGCCGGGCTGGGAGGCGCTGGCCGGCGCGGCGCTGCCGCTCATCGACGAAGCCATCGCGGCCAACCGGCCGGCGCTGGCCAAGAAGCTTGCCGAGACCAGTCTCGTCGCTGCCCGCAAGTCGGGCAATTTGGAATTGATCCGCAAGGCGACGCTCCGCGTGGCGCCATTGCAAGAGCAGGGCGGAGTTGAACAAGACAATTGATAGCGCGGCGTAACGGCACTGTGATCGTGATGAGCTGCAAGTGACAAATCCCGCCATGCCTTCACCTATGCGCAATCGCGTTTTCCGCCGCGCCGCTCAACAATGCGGCATGCTCATCAGCGGCGCGGTGATTGTATTCCTCGGCCTGGGACCGAATCCGCGTGTGCTATTTGGGGAAGACCCCGATTCGGCGGCGGTGGCCGTCCCTGTGCCGGATTCGGCGGCACTTGAAAAGGCATCTAAGGTCGTCAAGCAACTCTTCAAGGATCAAATCGACGGCGCAAAAATTCCGGCCGCGAAGCTTGAACTGGCCAAAAGTCTTTTACAAAAGGGGATCGACGCTCAGGGCGATCCGGCGGGGCGGTACGTCCTACTGCGAACTGCGCGCGATTTCGCCGTCGCCGCGTTGGATTCCGGCCTGGCAGTGCAGGCGGTCGACGAAATGGCTAGAGCGTTTCAGCTCGATGGCCTGCCGTTGAAGCTTGAAACGCTAACAACCGTCTCTAAAGCAACGCTGCCTCCGGTTCAGGCAGTGGCGTTCGTCGAGACGACCAATACTGTGGCGGAGGAGGCGATCGCCGCCGACAACTATGACGTCGCCAAGCAGGCGCTCGCACTCGGGGTGGCCGCGGCGAAGAAAACGCGCGATGCCGATCTCATCAAGCACCTTGTCAACCGCGGCAAGGAAACCGAAGCGCTCGAAGCCGCCTTCGCCCAGGTTAAGTCCGCGCAAGTTAAGTTGGAGACGAAACCGCTCGATCTGGATGCGAATCTAGCGGTGGGCCGTTATCGAGCGCTCGTCAAGGGCGATTGGGACGGCGGGATCCCAATGCTGGCACTGGGCGGCGATCCGAAGCTCAAGGCGCTGGCGATTCAAGAACTTTCGATGTCGGATTCTGGAGACGAACTGCTCAAACTGGCCGACGCTTGGTGGGACTACGCCGCTGGGGTTCAGTCAAGTGAAAGGGATCGCCTCGAGGGCCGGTCGTTGTATTGGTACGAAAAAGCGCTTCCGCTCATCTCAGGATTGTCGAAGGCGCGGGTCGAAAAGCGACTTCAGGAGGCGAGCGCCAAGTTGTTTGGCCGCATCCAAAATGCTGTGCACGCCAAGAAGATTTCGTATAGCCGCACTGCAGGGTCGAATCGCGGGGCCGGCTTTATCGACGTACTTGAGGAAGGCGGCCTGCTCGTGGGCTTGGAGATCGGCACGATCGACGTGGACGGCGAACGCTATATCCGCGCCATGCGCCCCATCTATCGATCGCCCCGGGGCGAGGTTTTCGGCCAATGGCATGGCCCGCAGCGAGGCAATAACTTCACGCTCAAAGCCAGGGAGGGATACGCGGTTGGCGGCCTGACCGCGAGGGCCTCAGGCCGCATTAATGGGCTTTCGATCACCTTTATGCAGATCGAAGGGATCGGGCTGAATCCGCGAGATTCCTATACGAGCCAATGGGTCGGAGGCCAAGGAAACAGCCCCGACGTCCATCTCGGCGGCTCTGGCTCGTTGGCTGTCGGCCTAGCCGGAGCGACGGACCAAACGGCTCTCGAAGAAATCTCGCTCGTTTCGGTACGATAGGAAATAGTTTCCTACGGCGATCGAAATTCGATCATTGCCACACTCAAACGTTGCATCAGGCGCCGGCGGCGATACGCGGGCAACCATTCATACAACAGCAACTCTGCCGGGTACCATAGCGCCACCCAACCGAAGATCTCCAGGCCGCTCGCGACTCCTAATGCGAACCTTCCGGAGAATACGCCGTGGATTACTTCGGCGATCGCGCCGACAACGATCAGAAATGCGAGGCCAATCAGCAGGGCTATCCTCCCATCACGGAGTGTTTTTCGAATTTCGCGTCGCTCGGAATCGGCACGAAACACCGAGTAATCTCGCAGCGCGGCGATGAGTTCTTGCGGTTCGGCCATCGAACTGGCCGGAAGGCGAATGATCAGTTGCAGCTCGCTGCCGCGCGGTGCGCGTCCCCACTGCTCGTTAATCGAGTCCAGAATCTGCGGATGGAGCGCTTTCGGCCCCAAAGGGGGCGGATCGCGCGATTCAAACAACTGCGCCGCGCTGCGCAGCGATAGCTCAATCACAAATGGCGCCACGACGACAAATGCTCCTAGTCGGAATGGGGTCGGCGATGGTCCCCGGCGATATCGCGGAAGCCGTTCCGAGCGAGACCGCAACCGCAATTTAATTAGATCAAGGCACGGAAGGACTCTGCGGCTCAACCGACGTGACATGGAGCAGCGAGCAAATCTTGAATTCGGCCGGCACGCCGTCATCCGCTTCGTTGACGCCGACAAGGATATCCGTTTCGGTCAGCAGCGCCATTTCGGGATGGTGAACTTCATACGCCTGGCCGCTCGACATGACTAACCGAAAGGGTTTGAACGGGCGATTTGCCAGCAATTGGCGAAAGGTTTGGACGGTCATGCTCGTTGCTACTCTACCACCCAGGTATCGCCCGTATTAAACAGCGCTTCCAGGCTGCCGGGGCCGCGTTTGGAGCGGGCTTCTTCAATCTGCGCATTCACGCGCTCGTCGTACATCGGGCGGGCCACGTCGCGGAAGATGCCGATCGGCTCGGGGAATTCCGGATGCCGCATGCGGCTCAAGAGATAGGCCAGGCTCGGCTCAGGGAGCTTCTCGTCGTGAAACAACAGATCGTCCTCGGTGATCCCTTTGCCGAGTTGCACGACTTCCAATTGCATGCCGGTCTGGCGGATTCCCTTGTCGCGATTCTTGCCGAACACCAGCGGCTTGCCATGCTCCAATTCAATCGTCGTGTCGGCCTTCGTCTGCCGATCGGTGGCCCATTCGAAGGCACCGTCGTTAAACACGTTGCAATTCTGGTAGACCTCAACGAACGACACTCCGCGATGCTCCGCCGCCCGCTTCAGCACCATCCCGAGGTGCTTGATGTTTACGTCGATCGAGCGGGCAACGAACGTGGCCTCGCAGCCGATGGCTACGGAGAGAGGATGGATCGGGTTATCGACCGAGCCGACCGGAGTGCTCTTCGTCACCTGCCCGAGCGGTGAGGTCGGCGAATACTGCCCCTTCGTTAGCCCGTAAATGCGGTTGTTGAAGAGCACGATCTT is part of the Pirellulales bacterium genome and harbors:
- a CDS encoding 2-oxoacid:ferredoxin oxidoreductase subunit beta; translation: MSTALLPVLTPQNFASDQDVRWCPGCGDYSILAQMKKVLPTLGVAPENMVFISGIGCSSRFPYYMNTYGMHSIHGRAPAVATGLKVCRPDLMVWVITGDGDGLSIGGNHLMHAIRRNLDLKIVLFNNRIYGLTKGQYSPTSPLGQVTKSTPVGSVDNPIHPLSVAIGCEATFVARSIDVNIKHLGMVLKRAAEHRGVSFVEVYQNCNVFNDGAFEWATDRQTKADTTIELEHGKPLVFGKNRDKGIRQTGMQLEVVQLGKGITEDDLLFHDEKLPEPSLAYLLSRMRHPEFPEPIGIFRDVARPMYDERVNAQIEEARSKRGPGSLEALFNTGDTWVVE